tgagaatgacagatctataactcatatttctccaatagaaatcccacatcacacttgtaggcgatgtcatggcaAAGTTGGCTAGCTAAAGCCGCGTTCAAGTGCtagtcagaactaggaaactctgacatttccaacTTGCTAACTAGTTGTagttatagagccccacagtggaggtgtcataatacccataaaacctagcggtcaaacagggaaacggttccaatcgtttttctaCCATTCATTTTCCCCCATAGGGTATTTTAGATAagcttaaaataagggctgtgtttcatgtaggcttaccctggtgtgaagttttgataaccatgtaaatctctcttggACAAGATTACTTTTATCAATAAATTCTGCTCTATTTACGGTCCTATTCAAAAATGCTAATTAGAATAAAATTAgacatcatgcaaaactacaaaatCCCGGCAAGCTCCTGCCTatttattcattactacatttaCCTAAAATTAGATAGTtgatccagagattcttacctttgcctcgattggcagtctcgtccagatcatcgTGGTATTTTTAGtactttatgatagccacattggCCGCTAATTAGCATTTAATTTTTTGGGGTGTAAATACAtgtataaaagtcaccttgtcctagagaggtttacacggttatcaaaatgtcaattcagggtaagcctacacaaaacacagcccttttttaaaaagtgtttctaaaatgccctatgggaaaaatgtatggcggaaaaacgattggaaccagttccctgtttgactgctaggttttatggatattatgactcatactgtggtagtACAGTATTTTGTGTTTCAAGAGCTAAAATgccctatgggaaaaatgtatggcggaaaaacgattggaaccagttccctgtttgactgctaggttttatggatattatgactcatactgtggtagtACAGTATTTTGTGTTTCAAGAGCTGAATTCTGGGTATTTTCAGGTCTAGATGTTATGTGTTAAAGATGCTATAGTCTCAAAAGTCGACAAACGTGTAAAACTTGGTCAAAACTTGTAATGtggtggtcccatgtttcatgagctaaaataaaagagaATTTAATGTTCTGAAATAaagctgaacatgtcccagttcttccatgccctgcatactcagacatgtcaccaattgagcatgtttgggatgctctggattgcgTACgcgtacgacagcgtgttccagttcccgccattatccagcaacttcacacagccattgaagagtgggacaacattgcacaggccacaatcaactatgcaaaggagatgtgtcgtgctgcatgaggcaaatagtggtcacaccaaatggtggtcacaccagatactaactgttTTTTCTTTtccacacccctactttttttttttacgtatCTGTGCCCAACAGATGCATATTGGTATTCCCAGTGacgtgaaatccatacattagggcctaattaatgtatttcaattgactgatctccatatatgaactgtaacttcccaaaatccttgaaattgttgcatgttacgtttatatttttgttcagtgtatgtgtaactgatataTGCAAAGGAATACTACATGTTcgtgtttttaaatgtatgtaaattgtaaagtattttgtctgtaatggCTTGTTCgttatgtgtcggaccccaggaagactagctcTCGCCATTGGCGTCGGCGAATGGGGAACCTAAATGAAATCAGCTCCGGAACTATTGGCAGTGCATATGTTTCCGTCTAGCCTGAGGGAACAGTTATTATTTGCACACTGCTACGTCACGTCACAGTTCCACAATGGCGAGCCCTGTTATGGAAGAACTTCCAAAGAATTCTGTGTTGGACCCACTGAAGGGGCTCCTGCTCACTTATTTCATGCCAGAATCATGTTACGACGAGTTTTTCCTCAATTTTAACTTTCTGGATGGTAAGTCAAGTTGTTACATAATTGACTGACATTTGATTGCAagagctaacttagctagttaacgttagctagccaggGCTTCAACGTTGAATGGATGAGCTAGCTAGGCATCGTTAGCTTGCAAGACTTGCGTTTTTAATCGATATTTCACAATGTAACTTCTATGTTATCTTTTGCGTTTACAGTTACTGGATATAAAGACATATATTGGACGGCATGTACGTAGGGATCGTACCCTCTAAACAGGCTAAAAAGACAGAAGAGGAGCTAACGTTAGTTGGAAGTTTTGTTTTGACAGCGTTCAGAGGCGGGGCTCTCGCATGCCAGTGTTCCTCAATTTCTTGCAGTTCCTCAATAATTCTAGATAGGAGAAGAATGAcatatctatctgttctctctgaTAATACCCGTTCAATCGACGATTGTTTCTGTCTGCAGTGCCATGTCTAAAGATTGTGCTGAGCAAAGGTCTAGGCATTGGAATCATCCTGGGGTCTGTGATGGGTAAGATTAAgattctctttctcctctctctatctcgttCTCTCTATTTCAATTCAAAGgcctttattgacatgggaaacatatgtttacattgccaaagcaaatgaagtagataataaacaaaagtgaaataaacaataaaacatgaacagtaaacattccaCTCACTCtcaatctttatctctctctctccctatgtgtGCAAAGCATAACTCCCTGCCCCTCGcttatatacaggtaactgccaaaataaaggaaacacttgagtaaatgataCAAagtactgtacaggtgtggatcCTGCGTTAAAGGCCTCAGACTGTTAAAAatccatcactagcacattagaggctgctgcctatatacaaaGACTTGACAtcaatagccactttaataaatggaacactactCACTTTAATAAAGTTAACCTATTTTTGCATTTACTCGtctcatttgtatatactgtattatattcatCTGTATTTTAGTGTATGCAgcttatatattcttaattcaaTTCCTGTACTTAGATGTGtatgttgttgtgaaattgttagatattactgcactgacggagctagaaacacaagcatttcgctacacccacaataacatctgctaaacatgtgtatgtgaccaataacatttgatttgattaagaaATTTACATCCCATCATGCATAGGGTCATgaataaaaatgcccagttggccattattttggctaccgtGGCTAGAAGAAGATATGGCAATGACTTTTAAAGAGGGATCTCAAAGGAGCATAAggggtttaaagtgtgtgtgtgtgtgtgtgtgtgtgtgtcagtcaccagATGTCAACGGAATTGATTCTGGAGCAGTGCCTAAGAcggcgttttccaccaccatcaaatAAACacaaaattatggaatttcttgtggaagaatggtgccgcatccctccaatagatttctagacacttgtagaatctatgaaAGGTGCATTGAAGCTCTTCTGGGTGCTCATGGGGGCCCAAATccctattaagacactatgttggtgtttcctttttTTGGGCAGTTACCTGTCGATGGAAAGATATTTACAATAGAATTCGATCCATCAAGCACACGTTCAGATAATACATAACCCatatctcgctctctcccactctctctctccccacagtaaAGCTGCCCCAGATCCTGAAGCTGATGGGGGCTAAGAGTGCAGATGGTCTAAGCTTCAACTCTGTCTTGCTGGAGCTGCTGGCTATTACCGGCACCATGGCCTATAGCATTGCTAACAGCTTCCCCTTCAGGTACTGTGGTAgagttgtacacacacacacggagacatgcacagacagtcacacacacagacacgcacaagGTAACATATTTGGCGTTTTCTCTTTCAGTGCCTGGGGTGAGGCCCTCTTCCTCATGTTACAGACAGTAGCCATCGGGTTCCTCATTATGCATTATGGAGGCAACACATTCaaaggtaagacacacacacacacacacctacctgacGATAAGAGTTGACACTCACTACTAACACTTCCTTTTGAGCTTACAATGTACGACTTTACATTAGCATACAACTAGCTGCCCTCACAAGCAGTGGTTGGCGTTCTAATTCTGTGTGTCTGCTCCCTCTAGGTGTGCTGTTCCTGGTGGTGTACTTTGTTCTGGTAGCTCTGCTGCTCTCCCCTGTAACGCCAATGCCTGTGGTCATGGCCATGCAGGCATCCAACATGCCTGCAATCATCATTGGCAGGGTACGTGGCACATTAATAGATTCTCTAACATGTATAACATAATCAACGTGTTAAATTGTAACAACGTTATAATGTTGTTCGAGCACCACATTGTACAATAAATGTGTtttaatatatttaatatttatttttaatattttcatgTTATCCTCTTAATAATTGTGCTTTAAATAGTTCAACTGTAAAAATGTGCCCCAAAATAAATCAATAATAAAGTTGATTTGTATTATAAAATGTGTTTTATAGGAGTTATCCTTAGTTAACAAAATAATGTTATCATTGTATTAATCTGTGATCATGTTTATTTCTCCCTGTGATTGCAGCTTATTCAGGTAGTGACTAACTATCGTAATGGACACACAGGTCAGCTGTCTGCCATCACTGTGTTTATGCTGTTCGCTGGCTCCTTGGCTCGCATATTCACCTCAATacaggtatatgtgtgtgtacagtgaatGTAtattgagtataccaaacattaggaaaatctgcctaatattgagttgcagcccTCAAttggtcggggcatggactccacaaggtgtcaaaagtgttcaacagagatgctggcccatgttgactccaatgcttcccacagttgtatcaagttggctggatgtactTTGGGCGGTGGAACATTCttaatacacacgggaaactgttgagtgtgaaaacccagcagcatttcttgacacaaaccagtgtgcctgacacaaatattttgtctttcccattcactctctgaattgCAAGCATACGCAATCCATGTCTGAATTGTCTCTagtcttaaaaatccttctttaacctgtctccttcccttcattgaCACTGATTTGAAGTTGATttgacaagtgacatcaataagggatcatagctttcacctggtcaatctgtcatggaaaaagcagctGTTCTTGATGTTttgtgtacttaatgttttgttaCTTGTACAAGCAGACACTCTAATCCTGAATGACTTAGTCGGTATGTGCAGCTGTGTGTGAGTAAAATGTGTTACTGTGTATAaattgtgtgtactgtatgtgagaGTGTGGATGCGTCAtaaacggcacactattccctatatagtaggtaattagagcgtctgctaaatgacaccTGAAGGGTGCCATTTGAGGCAGTCTGTGTGTGATCCTGTCCTAATCCAACATGCCAATAATTTCTACTTTTCACTTCCTGGTTTCTCTCTACCAACAGGAAACTGGTGACTCCCTGATGGCCCTGACCTATGTCATATCCTCTTCCTGTAACGGCCTTATCGCTGCCCAGCTCCTGTACTACTGGAACAGCAGCCCGGCACGGAAGAAGAAGACAGAGTAGATAGACGGGTGCACATGAAATTAGTTGCCTCTAAATTGGCACTCTAtttccaatatagtgcactacttttgaccaggacccataaggctgtggtcaaaagcagtgcactatattgggaatagcgtgccattttGGGATGCATTAGAGGGAATATACAGACAGGGTGCAgctcaaatggccccctattccatatgtagtgcactgctgACCAGGGCCATGGACTCTAATGGTACACTATGTGAAATTGGGTGTCATTTGAGATTTGCACCAATTCACATCTAGCAATTCATACACtctgcactcccctactgtaaGCTTAGCTCTGGACCAAACATTCTATTCCCACCACCCAAACCAAGgaactctctcctctacctgacTTCAATGATACTGTGACTACAGCCCAGTTAGACTAGCTCACAGAGAAATCATTAGTTTTGCCTCCGTGTTTTAGCTCAGGGAAGGGAAGGCTTGACACGCTTATTTCTCCATCCTGAACACTGATTCTACTAAACGCCACAGAAGTGCCGATAcggtgtagggtgaagttgccgCTTGATGCTGATCCTGAGTTAGTTTAGCATTTTTCCCacttatggttaaggttaggattctgggaggggaagctgatcctatatctgtacctaggggaaacttcaaCCCAGAGCTGTCAAAACACCCACTACGGTCAGTTGTTTTTGTCGTACTCCTAAATCTCTATGCCTCCCTAACAATGCACTACATTGTTCCAGTTATATTACACGGGTTGTCCTCGGACCATAATCTAGAATGAAAACGCATTCCAGAACACAACCAGGAAGGTAACTATTCTAGCTATAGTCAAGGGGTCAAGCAATAGAGGTTTACTGTGAAATTCTCTGTCAGTATGTTGAAGTTAAATGTTCGAATTGTTGAAGTTGTTGAAGCTTTGTTGACTGAGTGTAATCTAaagcagcctggtctcagatcctTTAATGCTTGTGCCAACTTCATTGCTGTACTTGGTAAACAATGTTTGGCGTGACAAGAGTTGCAAGGATTTGGCATTAttgcacaaacagactggcacacaGGCTAGATCAAAATAACAACTGAACCAAATGGTTATCAGTCCAAATTATGTTTGTCTGTGTTTCTTTGTGCATATAAATGCTGTATTTGTTTAATGATAAATCACATATTTTATTGAATTCAATGAATGAGTCCACAATACTAAATAATTAATTCCAATTTGATTCAGTTTAACCTGGGAGCAGAAATTTGGGGTCGTTATGGTTTTATGTTGAAGTCCAATTTCTCTGTTTTAGTTTTAGTTTACTTGTTGAGATTCAACTTCTCATGTTAAGATGCTGCTTGTATGCGTCACATGCGAGTGCTACAGTTCTGAACATGGTAAGAGTTTATTTGaatgcaaaaatgtaataaaatatgttttgtttttgttgggACTGCTCAGGTGTCTGTAGTTTTCTCTTGTGTTTTCAGAACTCCAGTCCAATAGAGCCTGTGGGTTGTGCAGGCTTTCATTCCAACCCTGCAGTAACATCCCTGATTTAGCAAGTTATATGATATAATGAAATAAAACTCAACTCAATTATTTTCATTCGGTTTCTTGTTTAAGgaagggctggaacaaaagcctgcatacCCATTGTTCCAAAATGATTGGGTGTCATTCATTTTCACACCACTAGATAGAGACAATTGTTCACCCTCTATTTTGTTTACTCACTAGTTCTCCAAAGTACAGGAatttacactaaacaaaaatattaatgcaacttgcaacaatttcagagattctactgagttacagttcatataaggaaatcagtaaattgaaattAATTatgccctaatttatggatttcatatgactgggaataccGATATGCATCTGTTCGTCGCATataccttaaaaaaggtagggatgtggatcagataaccagtctgtttctggtgtgaccaccatttacctcCTTCAGCGTGACACAAATTCTTCGCACAGAGTTGATCCAGCTGTTGATtgaggcctgtggaatgttgtcccactcctcttcaatggctgtgtgaagttgctgttgtacacgttgatccagagcatcccaaacatgctcaatgggtgacatttctggtgagtatgcaggcaatggatgaactgggatattttcagcttccaagaattgtgtacaactccttgcgacatggggccatctATTATGCTGAAACCTGACATGATGGCGGTGTTTGAATGTCATGActatgggcctcaggatctcgtcacggtatct
The genomic region above belongs to Oncorhynchus masou masou isolate Uvic2021 chromosome 27, UVic_Omas_1.1, whole genome shotgun sequence and contains:
- the LOC135516131 gene encoding mannose-P-dolichol utilization defect 1 protein-like; amino-acid sequence: MASPVMEELPKNSVLDPLKGLLLTYFMPESCYDEFFLNFNFLDVPCLKIVLSKGLGIGIILGSVMVKLPQILKLMGAKSADGLSFNSVLLELLAITGTMAYSIANSFPFSAWGEALFLMLQTVAIGFLIMHYGGNTFKGVLFLVVYFVLVALLLSPVTPMPVVMAMQASNMPAIIIGRLIQVVTNYRNGHTGQLSAITVFMLFAGSLARIFTSIQETGDSLMALTYVISSSCNGLIAAQLLYYWNSSPARKKKTE